A genomic stretch from Erysipelothrix sp. HDW6C includes:
- a CDS encoding GyrI-like domain-containing protein, which produces MKHEWRKKEKELYIGKLVPAVVTIPSLKYVQVSGVGNPNSAAFKEHIQMLYSISYGIRMMPKGGFTPDGYFEYTVYPLEGDWSSTQMPDDISQHGLDKDRLTYTIMIRQPDFVTESIFQMAFTKASKKINPEDLKAVTFVTTPESKAVQILHQGSYDDEPESFAKLSTFIFDHNLVRSNEAFHREIYLRMDVDNPQKNQTTLRYTIES; this is translated from the coding sequence ATGAAACACGAATGGCGTAAAAAAGAGAAAGAACTTTATATTGGGAAATTAGTACCTGCTGTTGTGACGATACCATCTTTGAAGTATGTCCAAGTCTCAGGTGTTGGAAATCCAAACAGTGCTGCATTCAAGGAACACATACAGATGCTGTATTCGATAAGTTATGGAATCCGAATGATGCCGAAAGGCGGATTTACTCCTGATGGGTATTTTGAGTATACAGTCTATCCACTAGAAGGTGACTGGAGTTCGACGCAAATGCCAGATGATATTTCTCAACATGGTTTGGATAAAGACCGCTTGACGTATACGATTATGATTCGACAACCCGATTTTGTAACCGAATCAATATTTCAAATGGCGTTTACCAAGGCATCAAAAAAAATAAACCCGGAAGACTTAAAGGCAGTAACTTTTGTTACAACGCCAGAATCTAAAGCGGTTCAAATCTTACATCAAGGAAGTTATGATGATGAGCCCGAATCGTTTGCGAAACTTTCGACATTTATTTTTGATCATAATCTTGTCCGCTCTAATGAAGCATTTCATCGTGAAATTTACTTAAGAATGGACGTGGACAATCCACAAAAGAATCAGACGACATTACGTTATACAATTGAGTCGTAA
- a CDS encoding permease prefix domain 1-containing protein, with product MKQIHDYVEVMFKELPQTKEVLDIKANILDSMESKYQDYIKSGKSEAEAIGMAIGEFGSMDDIKDALNIVDDHEDYYDPTTVRKFLSFIPGFAVMMACAVFLIIASIAFHPVFQSVGLENVGNGVFLVAILIAVIIFIVNGMKYSQFKINEEHAKKFTPESIGDIDLQIAKTESRFIPGIAVGVGLILGGLVLAYIFDIPQFKNETIQAFSFMMCVAVAVFIIMYVSINHKLPEAIKNLSETYRKQDKRFEEITGHVMALTAIAYVGLGLWRPYLFGVLWIMFPIMAILMALIKSIKAK from the coding sequence ATGAAACAAATTCATGATTATGTTGAAGTGATGTTTAAAGAGTTACCACAAACAAAAGAAGTTCTTGATATCAAAGCAAATATTTTGGACTCCATGGAGTCCAAGTATCAAGATTATATTAAATCTGGTAAATCAGAGGCAGAAGCCATTGGGATGGCAATCGGTGAATTTGGATCCATGGATGATATTAAAGATGCCTTGAATATTGTCGATGATCATGAGGACTACTACGATCCCACGACTGTTCGTAAGTTCCTTAGTTTTATCCCTGGGTTTGCTGTAATGATGGCTTGCGCTGTATTTCTCATCATTGCCAGTATTGCCTTCCACCCCGTTTTTCAATCCGTAGGTTTGGAGAATGTAGGGAATGGTGTATTCTTGGTAGCGATTCTAATCGCAGTAATTATTTTTATTGTCAATGGCATGAAGTACTCGCAGTTTAAGATAAATGAAGAGCATGCCAAAAAGTTTACACCTGAAAGCATTGGTGACATTGATTTACAAATTGCGAAGACTGAATCGCGATTCATTCCTGGAATTGCAGTAGGGGTCGGATTAATTCTCGGGGGTTTAGTACTCGCCTATATTTTCGATATTCCCCAGTTTAAAAATGAAACAATCCAAGCATTCTCGTTTATGATGTGCGTAGCTGTGGCAGTCTTTATTATTATGTACGTATCCATCAATCATAAACTTCCAGAAGCAATTAAGAACTTGTCCGAAACATACCGGAAACAAGACAAGCGTTTTGAAGAAATTACCGGACATGTCATGGCTCTAACGGCTATTGCATATGTCGGATTGGGTTTATGGAGACCGTATTTATTCGGTGTGCTATGGATTATGTTTCCAATAATGGCAATTCTTATGGCATTGATTAAATCAATTAAAGCAAAATAA
- a CDS encoding metallophosphoesterase: protein MMIVVGIVLLLALVAFVYGFFEYYWLRVRTITNHDFQETHQVPPALKGKRIVFVSDFQFDHKRRRFLHRAASQVVSAVNKCDADLVILGGDLIHQKSSDNALIFDYIKEIKGEKLAVLGNHDYRDLTCVKAGLAAANVTLLINTTYEFEGMQIVGVDDYGRGNPQLPKTHSYTLLVSHNPDFFERVKPNTIDIALAGHMHAGQVTFFGKYAPVSNSDYKQRYVYGLVKRPQGTIYVSSGVGGSVDILPVRFFARPEIVVLNF from the coding sequence ATGATGATTGTTGTTGGTATCGTTTTGTTGCTTGCGCTTGTAGCATTTGTATATGGTTTCTTTGAGTATTACTGGCTACGCGTTCGTACGATAACCAACCATGATTTCCAAGAGACCCATCAAGTGCCGCCAGCACTAAAAGGCAAACGAATTGTGTTTGTCTCAGATTTTCAATTTGATCACAAAAGGCGTCGCTTTCTTCACCGTGCTGCATCACAAGTCGTCAGTGCAGTAAATAAATGTGATGCCGATTTGGTTATCCTGGGTGGGGATTTAATACACCAAAAATCTTCAGACAATGCTTTGATTTTTGATTATATTAAAGAAATCAAAGGTGAAAAGCTTGCGGTGCTAGGGAATCATGATTATCGTGATCTCACATGTGTTAAGGCAGGACTTGCTGCAGCAAATGTGACACTTCTTATCAATACAACTTATGAATTCGAGGGTATGCAGATTGTTGGCGTAGATGACTACGGTCGTGGCAATCCACAACTACCAAAGACACACTCGTACACGCTTCTTGTGAGTCATAATCCCGACTTCTTTGAGCGTGTGAAACCCAATACAATCGATATCGCCCTTGCAGGTCATATGCACGCAGGTCAGGTTACGTTCTTTGGTAAATATGCTCCAGTTTCTAATTCTGACTACAAACAACGCTATGTGTATGGTTTAGTCAAACGCCCCCAAGGTACAATTTATGTATCTTCTGGGGTGGGTGGAAGTGTTGATATTCTGCCTGTTCGATTCTTTGCACGTCCAGAAATCGTTGTATTAAATTTTTAG
- a CDS encoding PadR family transcriptional regulator — MISSDVIRGYNDTIVLFLLLDGDSYGYEIGQEIKALSHGKYTIKETTLYSTFTRLEKNGYITSYEGDETRGRARTYYHITESGRSYYKEKQVEWGIVKEVIDVFTKEKDNETNS; from the coding sequence ATGATTAGTAGCGATGTAATTCGTGGTTATAACGACACGATAGTTCTCTTTTTACTTTTGGATGGGGATTCCTATGGGTATGAAATTGGACAAGAGATTAAAGCACTCAGTCACGGTAAGTATACAATTAAAGAAACTACATTGTATTCAACATTTACCAGATTGGAAAAGAATGGCTACATAACGTCTTATGAAGGTGATGAAACACGTGGACGTGCGCGTACCTATTATCACATTACCGAGTCCGGACGTAGTTATTACAAAGAAAAGCAAGTTGAATGGGGAATCGTAAAAGAAGTGATCGATGTGTTCACAAAGGAGAAAGACAATGAAACAAATTCATGA
- a CDS encoding ECF transporter S component: MMKTKDLTLNALFIAITLVLALVPGLGMINIGFVSITIMHIPVIVAGVVLGYRSALINALAFGLAALFIAATRPTGLFDPLFINPLVSVLPRLIFGLAVVAIYDVMKKVTKNYAIRVAITAALSTFVHTIVVLVAMYIAATGSGDPAILANLPGSVLVLITGVLASNGVAEIIASVVIATPVATALSKLHRG; encoded by the coding sequence ATGATGAAAACTAAAGACTTAACATTAAACGCTTTATTTATCGCAATTACATTGGTACTTGCACTTGTACCGGGTTTGGGAATGATTAATATTGGATTTGTTTCAATTACGATAATGCATATTCCAGTTATTGTTGCGGGGGTTGTCTTAGGATACCGCTCTGCTCTTATCAATGCATTGGCATTTGGATTGGCTGCATTGTTTATTGCGGCGACACGTCCTACCGGACTCTTTGATCCGTTGTTTATCAACCCATTAGTATCAGTATTACCACGCCTCATTTTTGGATTAGCAGTTGTTGCAATCTATGATGTGATGAAGAAAGTTACAAAAAATTATGCAATTCGTGTTGCAATCACAGCTGCTTTATCAACATTTGTTCATACGATAGTTGTCTTAGTGGCTATGTATATTGCAGCAACAGGTTCTGGTGATCCAGCAATCCTTGCAAACCTTCCTGGAAGTGTCCTTGTATTGATTACAGGTGTTCTTGCTTCCAATGGTGTGGCTGAAATTATTGCAAGTGTTGTAATCGCAACTCCAGTTGCGACTGCGTTATCGAAATTACACCGAGGTTAG
- a CDS encoding type III pantothenate kinase → MIITVDIGNSNTVIVAYEGDAKIIHQRILTEKENPFEYYKQSFVSLNVKPEAVVVSCVVPVIQRAFCDAIQAVFGFEPCLVNADTINGFDILLDNPRDIGADFIATSMGAIGKYPLPAIVADVGSATKLTYTDDHAAFRGGVIIPGLGTSMKAFRDYIPHLPEVELTIPKNVIGTGTIDAIQSGALYGLIAQIEGLAQRMEEEAGQPCVKILTGGYASLIRDNMTGFVYDPDLLNDGLYEIYRKGMVS, encoded by the coding sequence ATGATTATTACAGTTGATATTGGAAATTCAAATACCGTTATTGTCGCTTATGAAGGAGATGCAAAAATTATTCATCAGCGAATTCTAACTGAAAAAGAAAATCCTTTTGAATATTATAAGCAATCATTTGTCTCATTGAACGTGAAGCCCGAGGCTGTGGTGGTATCGTGTGTCGTTCCAGTGATTCAACGTGCATTTTGTGATGCAATCCAAGCAGTATTTGGATTTGAACCCTGTCTGGTTAATGCAGATACAATCAATGGTTTTGACATTCTCTTGGATAATCCTCGTGATATTGGTGCAGACTTTATTGCCACATCCATGGGGGCAATCGGAAAGTATCCTTTACCTGCAATCGTCGCAGATGTTGGGAGTGCTACAAAACTAACGTATACTGATGATCATGCTGCTTTTCGTGGCGGGGTTATCATCCCTGGACTGGGAACATCAATGAAGGCTTTTCGTGATTACATCCCTCATTTACCTGAGGTTGAACTCACGATTCCTAAGAATGTAATTGGTACAGGTACAATTGATGCAATTCAATCCGGTGCGCTTTATGGCTTGATTGCACAAATTGAAGGTCTTGCGCAGCGAATGGAAGAGGAAGCAGGGCAACCCTGTGTAAAAATCCTTACCGGAGGCTATGCGAGTCTGATACGTGATAATATGACGGGGTTCGTGTATGATCCTGATTTATTGAATGATGGTCTGTATGAAATCTACAGAAAAGGAATGGTCTCATGA